A window of the Lolium perenne isolate Kyuss_39 chromosome 7, Kyuss_2.0, whole genome shotgun sequence genome harbors these coding sequences:
- the LOC127304020 gene encoding uncharacterized protein: MAGTDLSLSSGSAAALNSGSAAALADLPAPASSSSLAMNMASIKTHVPVVLDLAKSNYAKWRMLITVLLGKYDLTDHVAMQTPMEARTPERTQAYFIVRSWLYGSISEEILDIIMADTQTAHDAYTLIRNLFLDNQMTRAIHLEAEFRALVQGDHSVTAYCHRLKSLSDALRDVG; the protein is encoded by the coding sequence ATGGCTGGCACCGATCTCTCCCTCTCTAGCGGCTCCGCCGCCGCCCTCAACAGCGGctccgccgccgccctcgccgacCTGCCGGCCCCggcatcctcctcctccctcGCGATGAACATGGCCAGCATCAAGACGCACGTGCCCGTCGTCCTCGACCTTGCCAAATCCAACTACGCCAAGTGGCGCATGCTGATCACCGTCCTCCTCGGCAAGTATGATCTTACTGACCATGTCGCTATGCAGACACCCATGGAGGCTCGCACGCCGGAGCGGACACAGGCATACTTCATCGTCCGCTCCTGGCTATATGGCTCCATCAGCGAGGAGATCCTCGACATCATCATGGCGGACACCCAAACCGCCCACGACGCCTACACCCTCATCCGCAACCTCTTCCTCGACAACCAGATGACGCGCGCCATCCACCTCGAAGCCGAGTTCCGCGCGCTCGTCCAAGGTGATCACTCCGTCACCGCCTACTGCCATCGCCTCAAGTCCCTCTCCGACGCCCTGCGCGACGTGGGATAG
- the LOC127301637 gene encoding CBL-interacting protein kinase 6 — translation MAAAAADGKKGGVLQGRYEMGRVLGHGNFGRVHVARDLRTGQSVAVKVVAKEKVVRAGMAEQIKREIAVMKRVSHPNIVELHEVMATRSKIYLALELVRGGELFARIVRSGRVKEDVARLYFRQLISAVDFCHARGVYHRDLKPENLLLDEAGNLKVVDFGLSALADHARADGLLHTLCGTPGYAAPEVLLDKGYDGAKADLWSCGVILYVLLAGSLPFQDDNIVTMYKKVQRGDYRCPPWLSTDARRLIPRLLDPNPATRITVAELVEMPWFKKTSIARPVSVEPPVDPARAKEAGDKDEPETMNAFHLISLSEGFDLSPLFEGRSSAGRREGGMLFATREPARGVVSRLEDVAARGGGQMRVTKSGAGGVRFEGAGRGGPKGRLAVAAEIFTVAPSVLVVDVKKDGGDTLEYRSFCSEHLRPALQDIVWAADPPASVALAV, via the coding sequence atggcggcggcggcggcggacgggaAGAAGGGCGGGGTGCTGCAGGGGCGGTACGAGATGGGCCGTGTGCTGGGCCACGGCAACTTCGGGCGCGTGCACGTCGCCCGGGATCTGAGGACCGGGCAGAGCGTGGCGGTGAAGGTGGTCGCCAAGGAGAAGGTCGTGCGCGCCGGGATGGCGGAGCAGATCAAGCGGGAGATCGCCGTCATGAAGCGCGTCTCCCACCCCAACATCGTCGAGCTCCACGAGGTGATGGCCACGCGCTCCAAGATCTACCTGGCCCTCGAGCTCgtccgcggcggcgagctcttCGCCCGGATCGTGCGGTCCGGGCGCGTCAAGGAGGACGTCGCGCGCCTCTACTTCCGGCAGCTCATCTCCGCCGTCGACTTCTGCCACGCACGCGGCGTCTACCACCGCGACCTCAAGCCGGAGAACCTGCTCCTCGACGAGGCGGGCAACCTCAAGGTGGTCGACTTCGGCCTCAGCGCGCTCGCCGACCACGCGCGCGCCGACGGGCTCCTCCACACCCTCTGCGGCACGCCGGGCTACGCCGCgcccgaggtgctcctcgacaagGGCTACGACGGCGCCAAGGCCGACCTCTGGTCCTGCggcgtcatcctctatgtgctcctCGCCGGCTCCCTCCCGTTCCAGGACGACAACATCGTCACCATGTACAAGAAGGTGCAGCGCGGTGACTACCGCTGCCCGCCGTGGCTCTCCACGGACGCGCGCAGGCTCATCCCCAGGCTGCTCGACCCCAACCCCGCCACCCGCATCACCGTCGCGGAGCTCGTCGAGATGCCGTGGTTTAAGAAGACGTCCATCGCCAGGCCTGTAAGCGTGGAGCCGCCAGTCGATCCTGCGCGCGCGAAGGAGGCCGGCGACAAGGACGAGCCCGAGACGATGAATGCGTTCCACCTGATATCACTCTCCGAGGGATTCGACCTGTCTCCGCTTTTCGAGGGCCGGTCGTCGGCTGGGCGGCGGGAGGGCGGCATGCTGTTCGCGACGCGGGAGCCGGCGAGAGGCGTGGTCTCCCGGCTCGAGGATGTCGCTGCGCGTGGCGGCGGGCAGATGCGTGTCACCAAGAGCGGCGCCGGGGGCGTGCGCTTCGAGGGCGCGGGGCGCGGCGGGCCAAAGGGCCGGCTCGCCGTGGCAGCCGAGATCTTCACCGTGGCTCCTTCGGTGCTGGTGGTCGATGTCAAGAAGGACGGGGGCGACACACTCGAGTACCGCTCCTTCTGCAGCGAGCACCTCCGGCCGGCGCTGCAGGACATCGTATGGGCTGCCGACCCCCCTGCATCAGTCGCGCTTGCTGTCTGA